DNA sequence from the Anguilla anguilla isolate fAngAng1 chromosome 4, fAngAng1.pri, whole genome shotgun sequence genome:
CTcataacacacctgtacacctctAAAACTCCTGTACAGAACTGTACCTAACTCATAACACatctgcacacccacacacctctAAAACTCCTGTACAGAACTGTACCTACTTcataacacacctgtacacctctAAATCTCCTGTACAGAACTGTACCTAACTcataacacacctgtacacctctAAAACTCCTGTACAGAACTGTACCTAACTcataacacacctgtacacctctAAAACTCCTGTACAGAACTGTACCTAACTCATAACACatctgcacacccacacacctctAAAACTCCTGTACAGAACTGTACCTAACTcataacacacctgtacacctctAAAACTCCTGTACAGAACTGTACCTAACTcataacacacctgtacacctctAAAACTCCCGTACAGAACTGTACCTGATTCGCAATTCCCcagcacacctacacaccacTTAAACTGCTCTCCAGATCGATGGCTACGACACGTCTGTACTCCTCGTAAACCTCTGTACACAACTGTATCAGGCTCACAGCCCAGCTGTACACATATGTACCTCTGCCAGCAGGTAATCTGTACATGTACCCTTGCACCAAAACATAACTCCTTGTACGTTCCATGACTTGTAGGAAATAGATGATGTTGGGCAGCGTTTGAATTACAAGCACATGGCTCCCATGCCAACGAGACGAACATAAGTTAGCAATCTTAAATTAGCATAAACTATAGTAGTAGATTGACCGGTTTGCAATCGGCGTTTGCGCCGTGTCCTCTGTCCCTGACCACAGCAGACGTGGTTTCAGGAGCTCGGAGACACGGGCGTCCCAGGGGACGTGCTTGCTGACcttgtgagagagacaggagcaCGTGCGCACGTTTCCTCATTCTTAATCTCAATCCTTCGCTGCAcgatccctctctctttcagatccGCTCTCGCGTAAGAGCGGCGGAGCTGACaccacttctgtttttttttatttgtttagacCAGACGCAATAAAACAGCTaatgaatgcaatttaaataaatcccGTTTTAAATCACCGATAAAGGTCGTTTGGCCAAAAGAGGTTAGTAATCAAAAATGCCTGCGGTTGATTTAGCCCCCTCCCACTCAGTTTTTCATACAGTGTACTCCCATGCTATGCGCTCCCATCCAGGTGAGCGTCGCCCCCTGTACCTGGTTGAGctggagatgatgatgatggtgatgatgatgatgatggccatgcaggggcaggtgggggtggtgatggtggtgatggtggtgcaGTCGGCTGTGGGGGCTTGGGGGTTGTGGGTAAGGGGCAGAGCCCGGGGtgttggaggggagggagggggcggtgccaggagggaggaagaggaggggcggGCGGTGGCAGGGGTCTGAGGTTTTAGAGCAGGAGTCACCTCCGCTGTCGCTGCCGGAGTCCTGGAGGCTAGCACTGGAGCTCTGAGCCAACATGGGGAACtgagagagacaaaaacacatccacTGTGCATCTCTGAGCCAACATGGGGAAACTgagagacaaaaacacatccacTGTACATCTCTGAGCCAACATGGGGAAACtgagagagacaaaaacacatccacTGTACATCTCTGAGCCAACATAGGGAAACTgagagacaaaaacacatccacTGTACATCTCTGAGCCAACATGGGGAAACTgagagacaaaaacacatccacTGCACATCTCTGAGCCAACATGGGGAAACTgagagacaaaaacacatccacTGCACATCTCTGAGCCAACATGGGGAAACTgagagacaaaaacacatccacTGTACATCTCTGAGCCAACATGGGGGAAGTgagagacaaaaacacatccacTGTACATCTCTGAGCAAACATGGGAGAACtgagagagacaaaaacacatccacTGTACATCTCTGAGCCAACATGGGGGAACtgagagagacaaaaacacattcactgtgCATCTCTGAGCCAACATGGGGGAACtgagagagacaaaaacacatccacTGTGCATCTCTGAGCCAACATGGGGGAACTgagagacaaaaacacatccacTGTACTAGTATTCAGTGCTTAAACTGTAGATTATGCACACTGGTAATATTTACAGACACATTTCTTGCCATTATAGCAGACGTTGaacattcagagagagagagacaggagacagaggaaagaggagggggagagagagaaaaatgagaaagagagagggcatCTCTTTGATTGCTGAATTGGTAATAATATAAACAGCACTTGTAAAAGCAAAAatccacacacatatgcatacacacgcacacacacacatgcacactcacacgcacgcacacacacacacacacacacacacgcacacacacacacacgcacacgcacacacacacacacactcttacctgTGAGCTGACTGCGGCAGCTGCAGAATTGAGCAGTGCCTCCACAGCGTCCTCGCACCCCAGGAAGGTCCCTGCAGGGCCCCGGTCTCTCTCTCCGactccgcccccggccccgcccagtGACCCCAGCACCGacacctgccccgccccgccctccccccctccaaactGCTGCTGCAATGCTGCCAGCCAGATCAGGTCCTCCAGAGAGGCAGGGGTGGGGCcgtgggtggggccaggggcggggtcagcattgggggcggggctactgtTGGGGTTGCCATGGGAACCAGAGCTCAGGCTAGAAGGGTAGCCACTAGGGATggtgagagggatagagagggatgagcaggaagaggagagagaaagggtagaggaagaggaggaggaggagggagggggctgggtgTCACTAAgcgttggggaggggggcagcgaGTTGTAGGGGGTGGAGCTCACGCTGGAGTCCTGGGTGGCCTGACTGAGGTAGGAGGGGCTAGAGGGGTTATGGGGGCCAGATTTGGGGAATGAACAGGGGGCCAGCAGCGGAGGGGTGTCTGGCTTAACCTCAAACTTGAGCAGGTCGAAATCGTTGAGGTACTCCATGGCCAATGGACtcgggggcagggaggggagcGGGAGAGGCGGGGAGGTCATGGTTgctgagtgtgttagtgtgtgcttACAAGCgatgtgtgttagcatgtgctTACGGGAGatttgtgtgttagtgtgtgcatacagaagatgtgtgttagcatgtgcaGAGGAGATCCTCCCTCCTAAAATGCTCTTAGCGCTGCCTTTCCTGCGATAATCCTGagaaatggggagagagaagagagagtgagagaaggagagagaaagagagaaagagagggggggagagggagacagagagagaaactcaTTACTGGCACAGCAGtttacattaaaactgaaataaatggcaCTGGTTGGTCAGCGGTCATCTGGGATTTGAGGGATTAGTTTAAAAAGTGGAATTATGTGCTCGCTGGTAGAATGAATAAATTCACTATgcttttcaaatacatatttttacaaatgtgtttatacatcaccattgtttttttttctttacaaaaaatacatttgatgtacaatataaatatctgtaaaatgcaatgatcatatttgtgatttgtgatccattttctttcaaaataatttgttttttttctttcttcttatgGTTAAATATTTGGTGTCAGTCAGCATCAAAACTGAATTCAGGAGGCCTGATGTAAAATTAGATCAGTCAGGGATACCCAAGCAGTGTAGCTGCTGTATATTCTTCCCCTCTAAATCGGGAACTAAGTTAAGCCTTGGACCCCCAGGTAAGCGGGATCACTGACCAATCACCACTGAGAGTAATCAGCCAGTGAACCGCCAGGTGGAAcggaaaaccagcagcactgcgATACCCGACTCACCCTGAAAAGTATAGTATACGTGGAGAACACTATTGTGCTTCATTTACATATAGAATACGACTGAATGAATCTGAGCTGAATCGTATTAGTTTGAGCTGAGCTGACGAGCAAAATCTGATCCTCTcaaccaaatcaaatcaaatctaatcaaatcaaatcaaatcaaatcaaaccaaaccaaatcaaatcaaatcaaatcaaatcaaatcaaatcaaatcaaatcaaatcaaaccaaatcaaatcaaatcaaatcaaatcagatggaaatgaactgaatttcacTGACTCTACCAAAACAGTCTTGTCATTTGTAATCCAGGTCTTTTGTGTTCTGTTCAAGAGCAAATTGTGCCCTATTTGAGAGGAAAATATATTGCCACTGAgttacaaaatatttcattctaaCGTGTTCCTCTTAATTCTAAGtgtatctggaaaaaaaaaacagttgccaTAGTTACGCTCCAGATTGAACCAGAGGCTTAATATTTCATATAGATTTGTAGAACAGAAAAGCCAGGATGCATTTAGCATAATATGActcttttttttgaaaaagttttttcagcatttgtttTACATAAATTTACATGTACATATTAATGTGTATgaggttgggtgtgtgtgtctgtgagtgaggctgtgtttgtgtgtgtgtgtgtgtgtatgtgtatgtgtttttatttgtgtgtgtgcgtgcatgtgtgtggaagagggtgtgtgtgcatgtgtatgtgtgtgtgagggtgtgtgtgcgtgtgtgacagcgtgtgtgtgtgtgtgtgtgagagtgtgaggctgggtgtgtgtgtgtatgagagtgtgtgtgcctgcatgtgtgtgagagggtgtgtgtttgtgtatggaagagggtgtgtgtgtgtgcgaatgtgtgtgtgtgtgtgtgtgtgtgtgcgtgtgtgtgagagagagagagagagtgagggtgggtgtgaatgtgggtatgcatgcatatttatCATGAGTCGCTGGCTGTTACCCCTGATGGGAATGAAACCTGCAGCCATTCTGGGAGAGCGAGGTTTCTAATAGCGCTGCATGAATGTAGATCCCACagggctgtcaatcactgccCCCAGTGAAGCAAGTTATGAAAAAAGGCGGCCATTTTCTACCACAGGATCGTGATCATCAACAATTATTCAATCGTTACACAATTATTAAAAGCACTCttccctgtcccctctctctccctcctctgtgAAATTGCTGTGCCCCCTTTTGGATCGCCCTGAGGACGTTTCTTGCGCCTTTGAAAATCTTGCGAGAGCTCCCGCTGCGCCTCGGCCTGCTCAGTGTCCCTACGCGGCTCTGACGCGTCCTTCTCGAGGGAGACGAGCGGGGCTTATGGGTAGCGCTTCATCCACACAGCCAGCTACCGAAGCTGGCAGTGCTGATAGCACAGCCGGCTAAACACATGCCGCTAAGTCTCATCGCTACACGGCACACATTCACCTTGGTAAAGACCCATTTCACTAAACCACTGTACAGCTCTGTGGAGAAAGGGTCAGTGATCACAGGATCCCACAGATCCAGGATCTGTGATCACAGACTGAAAGGGATCCCACAGATCCAGGATCAGTGATCACAGATCGAAAGGGATCCCACAGATCCAGGATCAGTGATCACAGATTGAAAGGGATCCCACAGATCCAGGGTTGGTGATCACAAATTGAAAGGGATCCACAGATCCTGGATCAGTGATCGCAGATTGAAAGGGATCCCACAGATCCAGGATCAGTGATCAATGACTGAAAGGGATCCACAGATCCTGGATCAGTGATCACAGATTGAAAGGGATCCCACAGATCCAAGATCATGGACTGCAGATTGAGAAAAGAGCATTGAGATCCACAAAAGATATTTTTCTGGACACAAAAATGCCAGAGAAAgtcacaaaatcacaaaaaataacaatactCAAAGTAACTTACGAAAACTCACAAAACTTAACTCAGAAACTCACAGAAGCTCAGATAAATTCTCAAAATGTATAGAACCACAgaatcaaacaattaaaaaaaatcattatgacAGTGAAGGTTTCTGACTTTTTTCACTTTCCACATTGAAATCACAAATCAAAGCCTgtcatcaaaaaaaataattccgcTCAAACAAGCATTTACATTCAAGTCATATCAATCCCTCAAAccttaaatgattttttaaagaacaatgCGTCATATGGTGACTGATGAGCACATCAAAGCAGACTGTCAATGTGTTGTCCAGCGTTTTCCTCTAGATAAGCCAACCATCCTGATGTTCTGTGATCACCCAATGCCCATGATCTAAAATTCAGAGGAATACTGACAGTGATTATTCCCCAATCAGAATGGATTACTGAAGCCCCAAAGAATGTCAGCCAGTCAATATTAATGCCATGCTATTATCTTCCTATGTGACGTCATGGTATGAGGGGCGTCATTTTTGGTTCCCAGgatgaaacacatttaaaagtaCAGTGATTGATCTGCAAAGGCTGGAGATACAGCTGAAACATGctgcaatgttttaaaaaaaaaaaaaaagaaaactagctCCCCCTCTCACAGAATTCTGACTGCCTGACATCGGTTTCTATGAATGTTCGAGTCAGTCGCGATTAAACaagtttttgttcttctttccAGTTTCATGGAGACCCGCTCACATCCACCACCATTCTGGCTCGGTGCCCACCGAAGAACGCACGACACAGCCCAAAATCAGGAGAGAAATGTCAGTGACGAGCCCCTTTCCCCGCCTGCACGTTCACTTCCAGGGAAAACCAAGCGCTAAAAGCTAATGGCAGGGCTGGGCTGTCTAACTGGCCTATCACAGCTCCAACTCCAATGACAGGACATAGCTCAGCAGCAGACAATccgattaataataataataataataataataataataataataataataatactgagaGTAGTAGAAATCGCTCCCCCTGTGCCGATTCAGTGAAAGAGAGCAGTTTTCTGGTAACTGAATGGAGTTTTACAGGGTCTACATCACTGCTCAACAGGGTAAGAGCACCCCTTTGCAGGGACGGGGGCCtgtggggaggaaggggggtgcAAGGGGGGGtaaggaggaggggagagggggcagaagAGATGTCATTCTTACCGGGTGTCAGAGAGAGGCTTTGCTGGTCTGTCCTTGTCTCCACCATGACAgcgactgacagactgacactgTAGAGAGGgactcagtctgtctgtgtcattaactctcaccctctctctctatccctccccctcccccctctgtccagcgctctctctcattctctctcccccctctgttcccctcccatctctctctctctctctctctcattttctctcccccctctgttcCCCTCCTATCTCTCactcccattctctctccccatcccctcctctctctttctctctctctcattcacttaccccctcccctcttactgtctctctctctcttttctctcacaCATGGAATAGATATAAACACGACAAACAATtctctcacttttttctttttcagttaaattaaattcagtttaattaaatcCAAATGAACTTTGTTGGCAAGCCCAACATCCCAATTTGTGAACAAGCTTCTTTTTAGTATTTGAGTAGGTCACtttggggtggaggtgggggggggctgtttaatTTCTCCCCCTTTTCCTGTTCTCACTTCACCTCTTTGAGAGGTGATTCAGTGGGATTCTCTTAGAGCATTACTCACTGAGGCTTCAGCCTCCCCCACCTGCATAAGGTGCACACCTAATCTGAGCTCAACTTCAGATACTGTAAGACAAGTCATGAACTCTCTTCTTATCTGATTTAATTCAGGAAGgtcataacaacaacaacaacaacaacaataataataaactgataaatgatacaaagaataaaatgaaaaatgggaaCAATCATcaataattacacaaaaaatgttttcagttttg
Encoded proteins:
- the nrl gene encoding neural retina-specific leucine zipper protein; the protein is MTSPPLPLPSLPPSPLAMEYLNDFDLLKFEVKPDTPPLLAPCSFPKSGPHNPSSPSYLSQATQDSSVSSTPYNSLPPSPTLSDTQPPPSSSSSSSTLSLSSSCSSLSIPLTIPSGYPSSLSSGSHGNPNSSPAPNADPAPGPTHGPTPASLEDLIWLAALQQQFGGGEGGAGQVSVLGSLGGAGGGVGERDRGPAGTFLGCEDAVEALLNSAAAAVSSQFPMLAQSSSASLQDSGSDSGGDSCSKTSDPCHRPPLLFLPPGTAPSLPSNTPGSAPYPQPPSPHSRLHHHHHHHHPHLPLHGHHHHHHHHHHLQLNQCGLEERFSDEQLVSLSVRELNRHLRGVSKDEVVRLKQKRRTLKNRGYAQSCRYKRLQHRHALESEKHVLTQQLEQLQCEFARVLRERDTYKARYEKLAGSNEAPPPHASRAASPPDYFL